A window from Chromatiaceae bacterium encodes these proteins:
- a CDS encoding HU family DNA-binding protein: MAVKKKAAKKTAAKKTAAAAPAVKAIPTKQTKTQIIAALAETTGLSKKDIGGVLAALGGMIEGHMKKRGSGEFSIPDTGVKIRRVKKPARKARMGRNPATGEPMKIAAKPASTVVRVSALKSLKDTISR; this comes from the coding sequence ATGGCAGTCAAGAAGAAGGCCGCGAAGAAGACTGCGGCAAAGAAAACGGCCGCAGCTGCCCCGGCAGTCAAGGCGATCCCGACCAAGCAGACAAAGACCCAGATCATCGCGGCGCTCGCCGAGACGACCGGCCTGTCGAAGAAAGACATCGGCGGCGTTCTCGCTGCACTTGGCGGCATGATCGAGGGCCACATGAAGAAGCGTGGCTCGGGTGAGTTCTCGATCCCCGACACCGGCGTAAAGATCCGGCGCGTGAAAAAGCCGGCCCGCAAGGCACGCATGGGCCGCAACCCGGCGACCGGCGAACCGATGAAGATTGCGGCCAAGCCGGCGTCCACCGTGGTTCGGGTCAGTGCGCTGAAATCGCTGAAGGACACGATCAGCCGCTAG
- a CDS encoding cyclic nucleotide-binding domain-containing protein, which produces MSETSSSEEMARLRALVPLHTLPDDAFGELIESAAIDSVSKGKLLFKQGDTEPQHVYLLDGTVALLANKTVVDRVKAGSDTARFPLAHQLPRQQAARAESRVRVIRIDSRRLSDMLARLQKVDYQVSVLDEASDDDWMSMLLQSPVLQQVPPANIQQVMMNVEQVEVAAGENLVCQGDPGDYYYMLTKGQAVVTRDAGDGKGPCEIVRLKAGDAFGEEALLSDVPRNSTVTMLDDGEILRLSKEHFLRLIHNPLVRRVDMQAAQATVENGAVWLDLRSADEFAESQLPGAINIPFETLRYQASSLDADTHYVLCSNTGTRAMAGAFLLTERGLEVSVLEGGILQVPPPDSQPEPAAPASDQADTIDDAAMQARVRDAEARAKELEQRLEAAQRDQEAVAEERQQHLEQVRQAVEQARRKLVETEQQKLDAQAAQEKAYAEMGQLTSSLEELQTERSSLLDRMSEIEGLDKQLQSRLGKAERELIGERERAESATSSLEDLSERLSEVLESREQEREQHDRERGELKEEMTALHMELEQAQLDIEELSGKLAEKQASGDSEQAAQAELEHRLSSTVEEADALRAERDALQEQIDGLNAQRTDSEQDRAALQQLAEALQGEIDAVRASLASAETGAAEARSIGEQQAGELETLRAAQQQAMDETARLQADLEQLRAEREALHSEIASGSEQVDAALQQARGEIEALQARLDETAGQAERELTARQEALDALNAQLQQRTTERDNEATALAEARAEQERVSEALRAANAAAETELTALRDANAALQARLEVSDEQVAEASTQAQARVTELERQMAEREAAAQQETAQLKEQLDAATAAEQRATADLDALRTRLDEQGDASAEQLAQAQSALQQEQEQSGARAAELEATKAQLATAEATLAELQKEQAQSTDLHAQVEQLGEDKQSLEAQLAAAQKSAGDEQAEMQRQLAELEQRVGETSGLQAEIERLRAARESAEQRLTESQAAANAVAEQSRRELDELRHQVEERKMALLAAREEQAELIEALNTASAEREALQLVVSDKQDEQARLVDLENQISEALRVQQSEVLAHEQEQRRLTERLAEETDRRGALEEEVGRLKALLASMDEDHTASDSQLRAEHQDLLDQLAQRDKEVEQLRAVLEEYVDQIKAVQAEGGAHDEVAALRAELDMVREQAIHDVAQMREQLAAAESQKRRLQQADGREAVSLEVMRQRIEALETSLNERQRLLGEAEESRQMLEDAMEDRDRQLDELRRELEKAQVEADEAVFSRREAETARDQLQQALYQLHEDAEQAKVTDLRDERLRPSRRAIGIDSVAGSGRWVSGLLGGALVLGALEVLSVVYGPGELFTTLLNLAGR; this is translated from the coding sequence ATGTCAGAAACGTCGTCCAGCGAGGAAATGGCGCGCCTGCGCGCCCTGGTGCCACTGCACACCTTGCCGGATGACGCCTTCGGCGAACTGATCGAGAGTGCGGCGATCGACTCGGTCTCGAAAGGTAAGTTGCTGTTTAAGCAGGGCGATACCGAGCCACAGCACGTCTATCTGCTGGACGGGACCGTGGCCCTGCTGGCGAACAAGACGGTCGTCGACCGGGTCAAGGCGGGGAGTGACACCGCGCGCTTCCCGCTGGCCCACCAACTGCCGCGCCAGCAGGCGGCGCGCGCCGAATCGCGTGTGCGCGTGATACGCATCGACAGTCGTCGACTCAGCGACATGCTGGCGCGGCTGCAGAAAGTCGACTACCAGGTGTCCGTCCTCGACGAGGCCTCCGACGACGACTGGATGAGCATGCTGCTGCAGTCACCCGTGCTGCAACAGGTCCCGCCTGCAAACATTCAGCAGGTGATGATGAATGTCGAGCAGGTGGAGGTCGCCGCCGGCGAAAACCTCGTCTGCCAGGGTGACCCGGGCGACTACTACTACATGCTGACCAAAGGCCAGGCCGTGGTCACGCGTGATGCAGGTGACGGAAAGGGTCCGTGCGAGATCGTTCGCCTGAAGGCCGGTGACGCCTTTGGCGAGGAGGCGCTGCTCTCGGACGTGCCACGTAACTCCACCGTTACGATGCTCGACGACGGCGAGATCCTGCGACTCAGCAAGGAACATTTCCTGCGACTGATCCACAACCCGCTGGTCCGCCGGGTCGACATGCAGGCGGCGCAGGCCACGGTCGAAAACGGTGCCGTCTGGCTGGACCTCCGCAGTGCGGACGAGTTTGCGGAATCGCAACTCCCGGGGGCGATCAACATCCCGTTCGAAACACTGCGGTACCAGGCCTCAAGCCTCGACGCCGATACCCACTACGTGTTGTGCAGCAACACCGGTACCCGGGCGATGGCCGGGGCTTTCCTGCTCACCGAACGGGGGCTCGAGGTCTCGGTGCTGGAGGGTGGCATCCTGCAGGTCCCGCCGCCGGATTCCCAGCCGGAGCCGGCAGCCCCTGCGTCGGACCAGGCCGATACGATCGACGATGCGGCGATGCAGGCCCGGGTGCGCGACGCGGAGGCCCGCGCCAAGGAGCTGGAGCAGCGCCTCGAGGCGGCGCAACGCGATCAGGAAGCGGTCGCCGAGGAGCGTCAGCAACACCTCGAACAGGTACGCCAGGCGGTCGAACAGGCGCGTCGCAAGCTGGTCGAGACCGAACAGCAGAAGCTCGATGCGCAGGCGGCCCAGGAAAAGGCCTATGCCGAGATGGGGCAGCTGACCAGCAGCCTCGAGGAGCTGCAGACGGAACGATCCTCGCTGCTCGATCGGATGTCGGAGATCGAGGGTCTCGACAAGCAGCTTCAGTCCAGGTTGGGGAAGGCCGAGCGTGAACTGATCGGCGAGCGTGAGCGGGCCGAATCGGCGACCAGCAGCCTCGAGGACCTGTCCGAGCGCCTCTCGGAGGTACTCGAGTCACGTGAACAGGAGCGCGAGCAGCACGACCGCGAACGCGGCGAGCTCAAGGAGGAAATGACGGCGCTGCACATGGAGCTGGAGCAGGCGCAACTCGATATCGAGGAACTGAGCGGCAAGCTTGCCGAAAAGCAGGCCAGTGGCGACAGCGAACAGGCGGCGCAGGCCGAGCTCGAACACCGCCTGTCGTCGACGGTTGAAGAGGCCGACGCCTTGCGTGCGGAGCGCGACGCGCTGCAGGAGCAGATCGATGGCCTGAACGCGCAGCGTACCGACAGTGAACAGGATCGTGCGGCACTGCAGCAGCTCGCGGAAGCGCTGCAGGGCGAGATTGACGCGGTGCGTGCGTCTCTGGCGTCGGCCGAGACCGGTGCGGCCGAAGCCCGGTCGATCGGTGAGCAGCAGGCCGGCGAACTCGAAACGCTGCGTGCAGCGCAGCAGCAGGCGATGGATGAGACGGCGCGGTTGCAGGCCGATCTCGAACAACTGCGTGCCGAGCGCGAAGCGCTGCACAGCGAGATTGCATCGGGCAGCGAGCAGGTCGATGCGGCCTTGCAGCAGGCGCGGGGCGAGATCGAGGCGCTCCAGGCGCGCCTGGACGAGACCGCCGGGCAGGCGGAGCGTGAGCTCACCGCCAGACAGGAGGCGTTGGACGCGCTGAATGCGCAGTTGCAGCAGCGCACGACGGAGCGCGACAACGAGGCGACCGCCCTGGCCGAGGCGCGCGCCGAGCAGGAACGGGTCAGCGAGGCGCTGCGCGCCGCGAATGCCGCCGCCGAAACCGAATTGACAGCGCTTCGCGATGCCAACGCGGCGTTGCAGGCGCGGTTGGAGGTGAGTGACGAGCAGGTCGCCGAGGCGTCCACGCAGGCGCAGGCGCGTGTCACCGAGCTGGAAAGGCAGATGGCCGAGCGCGAGGCCGCCGCGCAGCAAGAGACCGCACAACTGAAGGAGCAGCTCGATGCTGCGACTGCTGCGGAGCAACGCGCGACGGCCGATCTGGATGCGCTGCGTACCCGGCTCGACGAGCAGGGTGATGCGTCCGCCGAACAGCTCGCCCAGGCGCAATCCGCGCTGCAACAGGAACAGGAACAAAGCGGCGCACGTGCCGCCGAACTCGAGGCGACGAAGGCCCAGCTGGCGACTGCCGAGGCGACGCTTGCGGAGCTGCAGAAGGAACAGGCGCAATCCACTGATCTGCACGCGCAGGTCGAACAGCTGGGCGAGGACAAGCAGTCGCTCGAGGCGCAGTTGGCGGCGGCACAGAAATCCGCCGGTGACGAGCAGGCCGAGATGCAGCGGCAGCTGGCCGAACTCGAACAGCGCGTTGGTGAGACCTCCGGGCTTCAGGCGGAGATCGAGCGGTTGCGCGCCGCGCGCGAGTCTGCCGAGCAGCGCCTGACCGAAAGCCAGGCGGCGGCGAACGCAGTGGCAGAGCAGTCACGCCGTGAGCTCGATGAGCTGAGGCACCAGGTCGAGGAACGCAAGATGGCGTTGCTCGCCGCGCGCGAAGAACAGGCCGAACTGATCGAGGCGTTGAATACCGCCAGCGCGGAGCGCGAGGCGCTGCAGCTGGTCGTCAGCGACAAGCAGGATGAGCAGGCACGCCTGGTCGATCTGGAAAACCAGATAAGCGAGGCGCTGCGCGTGCAGCAGAGCGAGGTACTCGCGCACGAGCAGGAACAACGCCGCTTGACCGAGCGGCTCGCTGAAGAGACCGACCGGCGTGGCGCGCTGGAAGAAGAGGTGGGGCGGCTCAAGGCACTGTTGGCGAGCATGGACGAGGACCACACCGCGAGCGACAGCCAGTTGCGGGCCGAGCACCAGGATCTGCTGGACCAGCTCGCGCAGCGTGACAAGGAGGTCGAGCAACTGCGCGCCGTGCTGGAGGAGTATGTCGACCAGATCAAGGCGGTCCAGGCGGAAGGCGGTGCGCACGACGAGGTCGCGGCGCTGCGCGCGGAACTCGACATGGTGCGTGAACAGGCGATCCACGATGTCGCGCAGATGCGCGAGCAACTCGCGGCGGCGGAATCGCAGAAGCGGCGCCTGCAACAGGCGGACGGACGCGAAGCGGTCTCGCTGGAGGTGATGCGTCAGCGCATCGAGGCCCTGGAGACGTCGTTGAACGAGCGCCAACGGCTGCTCGGCGAAGCCGAGGAGTCGCGCCAGATGCTCGAGGATGCGATGGAGGACCGGGATCGTCAGCTCGACGAACTGCGTCGTGAACTGGAGAAGGCGCAGGTGGAGGCCGACGAAGCGGTGTTCAGCCGGCGCGAAGCGGAGAC
- a CDS encoding chalcone isomerase family protein: MTQSASRLLILWLLLCGPLYGVEVGDTALPDEVRINGFDEPLVLNGAGMRKKLFISVYAGALYLPQRQVGVGGLLSAPPANRVSMHFVYSKVSKRQLDETWREGFENNLDAAQLAAVAGRLDDFVDLFREMHAGDEVWLDYVPGRGTEVSINGQSRGMVPGGDFNAALLAVWLGHDPASESLKNALVGVDKD, from the coding sequence GTGACCCAAAGCGCGAGCCGTTTATTGATCCTGTGGTTGTTGCTGTGCGGACCTCTGTATGGAGTCGAGGTCGGTGACACGGCGTTACCGGACGAGGTGCGTATCAACGGTTTCGATGAGCCGTTGGTATTGAATGGTGCGGGCATGCGCAAGAAGCTGTTTATCAGTGTGTATGCGGGCGCGCTGTATCTGCCGCAGCGCCAGGTCGGTGTGGGCGGGCTGTTGTCCGCGCCGCCGGCGAATCGTGTGTCGATGCATTTCGTATACAGCAAGGTGAGCAAACGCCAGCTCGACGAGACGTGGCGCGAGGGATTCGAAAACAATCTGGATGCGGCGCAGCTGGCCGCTGTCGCCGGGCGGCTGGACGATTTCGTCGATCTGTTCCGCGAGATGCATGCCGGTGACGAGGTCTGGCTCGACTACGTACCGGGCCGCGGCACCGAGGTGAGCATCAATGGCCAGTCGCGCGGTATGGTGCCCGGCGGCGACTTCAATGCCGCGCTGCTGGCGGTTTGGCTCGGTCACGATCCGGCCAGCGAGTCGCTCAAGAACGCCTTGGTCGGGGTCGATAAGGACTGA
- a CDS encoding nitric oxide reductase activation protein translates to MSRSPLDIAAIVARLDEYLEVEFTFIHTDELAAVLAAMSRERQDFVLEWTRRAAATNTELAFQFANRAKEALREVEPDVVSAWCLHAMDSYDKAGLQVAMAVIRDLDGFLADGHQRAAGSPFEEAVPVLLPFVQGLEGRRLKIEPGDFAWTDGEVLYLPEIVAHLDNRTDNFQLFKAIVAHLWAQTRYGTLNLDLASHFAAYPSPAHAQAVFHALETLRLDARIAVELPGLHRRMRALSQVLDTPSDSPDWRRAAVRLDRPDATVESSLELLGGLYAGASPPQRCYQGQLNPQAAWDARQRRLERDKARLRESLRVIANEIAEGRADRAPPERFEVQQPQDEQPSVPLQLEVMLAEQPLPIPDRVRQQLVSILLDLGEIPPEYLVPAGEGEYDPGLFEEAALNPEDVWAGTYHEEGAYLYNEWDHARQAHKKNWCVLREIEVPPGDPGFYRATMTKYAGFVRSLRRTFEILRGEDRLLRRQTDGEDVDIDALVEAWGDVHMGLEMTNRLFTRMHRDERNIAVMFMVDMSGSTRGWINDAEREALILLAEALNTLGDRYAIYGFSGWTRKRCEAFRIKDFDDPWDGDVIGRVCGIEPKDYTRMGAPIRHLVHKLRSVEARTKLLVTLSDGKPDDYDLEYRGEYGIEDTRQALFEARRDGVHAYCITIDREGQGYLPHMYGPANYTVLDDVAKLPTKISDIYRRITS, encoded by the coding sequence TTGAGCCGTTCACCACTCGATATCGCTGCGATCGTTGCGCGCCTCGACGAATACCTCGAGGTCGAGTTCACGTTCATCCATACCGACGAACTGGCCGCGGTGCTCGCCGCGATGTCGCGTGAACGCCAGGACTTCGTCCTCGAATGGACACGCCGTGCTGCGGCGACCAACACCGAGCTGGCTTTCCAGTTCGCCAATCGGGCCAAGGAGGCATTGCGCGAAGTGGAGCCGGACGTCGTCTCGGCCTGGTGTCTGCACGCGATGGACAGCTACGACAAGGCCGGACTGCAGGTCGCAATGGCGGTGATCCGCGATCTCGACGGTTTCCTCGCCGATGGTCACCAGCGTGCAGCGGGATCACCTTTCGAAGAGGCCGTTCCGGTCTTGTTGCCGTTCGTGCAGGGGCTCGAGGGCCGGCGCCTGAAGATCGAACCGGGCGACTTCGCCTGGACCGATGGCGAGGTGTTGTACCTGCCCGAGATCGTCGCGCATCTCGACAACCGCACCGACAACTTCCAGTTATTCAAGGCGATCGTCGCCCACCTCTGGGCACAGACCCGCTACGGCACCCTGAACCTGGACCTCGCCAGCCATTTTGCCGCGTATCCGTCGCCGGCCCATGCTCAGGCGGTGTTTCATGCACTCGAGACGCTGCGTCTGGATGCGCGTATCGCGGTCGAGCTGCCCGGCCTGCACCGGCGCATGCGGGCGCTCAGCCAGGTGCTGGACACGCCGTCGGACTCGCCGGACTGGCGGCGGGCCGCCGTGCGCCTGGACCGGCCGGACGCCACCGTCGAGTCGAGTCTGGAGCTGCTCGGCGGGCTGTACGCCGGCGCGTCCCCGCCGCAGCGCTGCTACCAGGGGCAATTGAACCCGCAGGCGGCCTGGGACGCGCGCCAGCGACGGCTGGAACGCGACAAGGCACGGCTGCGCGAGAGCCTGCGCGTGATCGCGAACGAGATCGCCGAGGGCCGTGCCGACCGTGCGCCACCCGAGCGCTTCGAGGTCCAGCAGCCGCAGGACGAGCAGCCGTCGGTGCCCCTGCAACTCGAGGTGATGCTCGCGGAGCAGCCGCTGCCGATCCCGGACCGGGTGCGACAGCAGCTGGTGTCGATCCTGCTCGACCTCGGCGAGATCCCGCCGGAATACCTGGTACCGGCCGGCGAGGGGGAATACGATCCGGGGCTGTTCGAAGAGGCCGCGCTGAACCCGGAAGACGTCTGGGCCGGGACCTACCACGAAGAAGGCGCGTATCTGTACAACGAATGGGACCACGCGCGCCAGGCGCACAAGAAGAACTGGTGCGTGTTGCGCGAGATCGAGGTGCCGCCCGGCGACCCGGGTTTCTACCGCGCGACCATGACCAAATATGCGGGGTTCGTGCGCTCGCTGCGGCGCACCTTCGAGATCCTGCGTGGCGAGGACCGCCTGCTGAGGCGCCAGACCGATGGTGAGGACGTCGATATCGATGCGCTGGTCGAGGCCTGGGGCGACGTGCACATGGGACTCGAGATGACCAATCGGCTGTTCACCCGGATGCATCGCGACGAACGCAACATCGCGGTGATGTTCATGGTCGACATGTCGGGGTCGACGCGCGGCTGGATCAACGATGCCGAGCGCGAGGCGCTGATCCTGCTGGCCGAAGCGCTGAACACACTCGGCGACCGGTATGCGATCTACGGGTTCTCCGGCTGGACGCGCAAGCGCTGCGAGGCGTTTCGCATCAAGGACTTCGATGACCCCTGGGACGGCGACGTGATTGGCCGGGTATGCGGCATCGAGCCCAAGGACTACACGCGGATGGGCGCGCCGATCCGGCATCTGGTGCACAAACTGCGTTCGGTCGAGGCGCGTACCAAGTTGCTGGTGACGCTGTCCGACGGTAAGCCGGATGACTACGACCTGGAATACCGTGGCGAGTACGGCATCGAGGACACCCGCCAGGCGTTGTTCGAGGCCCGCCGCGACGGCGTGCATGCGTACTGCATCACGATCGATCGGGAGGGCCAGGGCTACCTGCCGCACATGTATGGGCCGGCGAACTACACCGTCCTGGACGACGTCGCCAAGCTGCCGACCAAGATCTCCGATATCTACCGGCGGATCACGAGCTGA
- a CDS encoding ABC transporter substrate-binding protein produces the protein MKSRYWLLAGILLAGGVQAVPHYGPGIGPGPGAFMRGPAGAAQMNTPALALRAGMDKLLNFLDGDQRPSDDALTGFLDSEIAPFFDFDYMAQSAGGRLFEQLDEAQQQSMVEDIKHSFLGKMAEKLGAYEQQQVRFLPPRGNNGRTAQVSVAVLNPGSYPARLDFRMYRSGDKWLVYDVAANGQSAIVHYRTQLMRQMQEQRMQQMRQMAPMRPPMPPYAVGRAPIR, from the coding sequence ATGAAATCACGTTATTGGCTGCTCGCCGGCATCTTGTTGGCGGGTGGCGTGCAGGCAGTACCGCACTATGGACCCGGCATCGGACCCGGGCCCGGCGCCTTCATGCGCGGCCCGGCAGGGGCGGCGCAAATGAACACCCCGGCGCTCGCTTTGCGTGCCGGCATGGACAAGCTGTTGAATTTTCTCGACGGCGACCAGCGTCCCAGCGACGACGCACTGACCGGCTTTCTCGACAGCGAGATCGCGCCGTTCTTCGATTTCGACTACATGGCCCAATCGGCCGGGGGGCGCCTGTTCGAACAACTCGATGAGGCGCAACAACAGTCCATGGTCGAGGACATCAAGCACTCGTTCCTGGGCAAGATGGCGGAGAAGCTCGGCGCCTACGAGCAGCAGCAGGTGCGCTTCCTGCCGCCACGCGGCAACAACGGGCGTACCGCGCAGGTCAGCGTCGCGGTCCTCAATCCCGGCAGCTATCCGGCGCGCCTGGATTTCCGTATGTACCGCTCAGGCGACAAATGGCTGGTGTACGACGTCGCGGCGAATGGGCAGAGCGCCATCGTGCACTATCGCACCCAGCTGATGCGTCAGATGCAGGAACAGCGCATGCAGCAGATGCGACAGATGGCGCCGATGCGGCCGCCGATGCCGCCCTATGCTGTGGGGCGCGCGCCGATACGCTGA
- a CDS encoding DsbA family protein, whose amino-acid sequence MPYIQDDSRKTQLVYVHDPMCSWCWGFRPVLDELLGRLPPTIGVTRLLGGLAPDSDQPMPAALQTQLQQTWRRIQQRIPGTRFNFDFWRTCQPRRSTWPACRAVIAARSIDAHSEPAMILAIQHAYYRDARNPSDASTLVALAGEVGLDERRFATLLDAPQTHAMLNEEITQSRALGVDSFPSLRLQTDTGRWPVPIDYRDSTPMLDTIGALLG is encoded by the coding sequence ATGCCTTACATCCAAGACGACAGCCGAAAGACCCAACTGGTCTACGTACATGACCCGATGTGCAGTTGGTGTTGGGGCTTCCGCCCGGTACTCGATGAACTGCTCGGGCGCCTGCCACCGACGATCGGCGTGACCCGCCTGCTCGGCGGCCTGGCGCCCGACAGCGACCAGCCGATGCCGGCGGCGCTGCAGACGCAGCTGCAACAGACCTGGCGCAGGATCCAGCAGCGTATCCCGGGTACGCGGTTCAATTTCGATTTCTGGCGAACCTGCCAGCCCCGCCGCAGTACCTGGCCGGCATGCCGGGCGGTGATCGCCGCGCGGTCGATCGACGCGCACAGCGAACCGGCGATGATCCTCGCGATCCAACATGCCTACTACCGTGACGCGCGTAATCCGTCGGATGCGTCGACACTGGTCGCGCTGGCCGGGGAGGTCGGGCTCGACGAGCGGCGCTTTGCAACGCTGCTCGATGCCCCGCAGACGCATGCGATGCTGAATGAGGAGATCACGCAGTCGCGGGCGCTCGGCGTGGACAGCTTTCCCAGTCTGCGCCTGCAGACAGACACCGGTCGTTGGCCGGTACCGATCGACTATCGGGACAGCACCCCGATGCTGGATACGATCGGTGCCCTCTTGGGTTGA
- a CDS encoding TIGR02281 family clan AA aspartic protease has product MNRPSPPEDSSQRTGRMMLIFAWVAGLALLTVLFQDLLEERFNPNAKPLVQVGHDGQVEVVLERNAQGHYVAGGQINGLPVTFLVDTGATDVAIPEALADRLRLDRVGGGISQTANGPVAVWQTVLGRVRLGDIELRDVRASIVPSMAARDPVLLGMSFLRRLEFAQRDGQLVLHLPR; this is encoded by the coding sequence ATGAACCGACCTTCGCCACCTGAAGACAGCTCTCAACGTACCGGACGCATGATGCTGATCTTTGCCTGGGTTGCCGGTCTCGCGCTGCTGACGGTGCTGTTCCAGGATCTGCTGGAGGAGCGATTCAATCCCAATGCGAAACCGCTGGTGCAGGTCGGGCACGACGGCCAGGTCGAGGTGGTGTTGGAGCGCAACGCGCAGGGCCACTATGTCGCAGGCGGCCAGATCAACGGCCTGCCGGTCACCTTCCTGGTCGACACCGGTGCGACCGACGTCGCGATCCCCGAAGCGCTGGCCGACCGGTTGCGACTGGATCGTGTCGGTGGCGGCATCAGCCAGACCGCGAACGGACCGGTGGCAGTCTGGCAGACGGTGCTTGGCCGGGTGCGACTCGGCGACATCGAGCTGCGCGACGTGCGCGCGTCGATCGTGCCTTCGATGGCGGCGCGTGACCCGGTGTTGCTGGGGATGAGTTTCCTTCGGCGACTGGAATTTGCGCAGCGCGATGGGCAGCTGGTGCTGCACCTCCCACGCTGA